From one Streptomyces sp. NBC_01478 genomic stretch:
- a CDS encoding cellulosome protein yields MRTTRAGAAVAAVLATLLAAPSAGTAHAADAEQLVIDLAADTGAFHGGAAGSLYGIYGDGAPSRNLIEGMHLQTVSTKAQDGPQHPGADALEVLPPLVDSGGKDVYIYMTDIYRGFPYQWPGDNGPERLADFEAKIKKQVDQVKTMGDYKDHVVYVPFNEPEGNMFGSGAWSYNNVSWLNDPQYFFAAWKEVYHLIKDEDPDARIAGPNTSVLYDQVKGFLQYAKANDVVPDVMTWHELSSPAAVRTNVTKYRQWEKDAGIGPLPINVNEYGHNYHLSVPGQVVQWVSAIEESKIDADLAYWNIDGNLNDSAVDANRGNGQWWLFNAYGQMSGHTVQVTAPHPNQQYTLQGVATLDPKKKQSRVLFGGKSGDADVVFKNIDRKLFGRTVHATVQEIPWTGQVGDSAQPLRLTDQEVAVGEDGSVTLPMTGMNEMSAYQVILSPGGHGTSAQPSVGWRGTYEAENATYTGKGYSKNGPEGTPSNVGGFATSGTYNVGGLRTGSDGVLAFDVDVPKDGTYDLGVFANSYNLYGLVQEQGPTNVFLRVDGTDPQELLLPLGYKWVVWGHTDTTVKLTAGRHRITLAAQDADLGVTKGDAIIDKIDLALRDKNVTNPAIYEAEYATLTGTQPQYTYRGASGPGAVPLPKGASATFWVYSPTDGEATLSVDQLGGGRAELSLNGEKLGVAGAGHGKKGTDVVRAFLSGGINKVTATGASHGVVLDRLRVAPAANSSATKVYQAEDGTPSGAAKVTDAYTFAKGGKAVTGIGGGKANALTVDVFAKRAGRHAVTIRYSNAEQAPATHYNPDPITRHADLSVNGGPAKRVLFPTTFHFNAFRELTVTVTMKRGNNQLTFTAAELPDFDGDTYNQYDQRSPYAPVIDQIAVTPLSER; encoded by the coding sequence ATGAGAACGACGAGAGCCGGCGCCGCGGTGGCGGCCGTCCTCGCCACCCTGCTCGCCGCCCCTTCAGCCGGCACCGCTCACGCCGCTGACGCGGAACAGCTCGTCATCGATCTGGCCGCCGACACCGGCGCCTTCCACGGCGGCGCCGCCGGCTCCCTGTACGGGATCTACGGTGACGGGGCACCGAGCCGCAACCTCATCGAGGGCATGCACTTGCAGACCGTGTCCACCAAGGCGCAGGACGGCCCGCAGCACCCGGGTGCGGACGCGCTGGAGGTCCTGCCGCCGTTGGTGGACTCGGGCGGCAAGGACGTCTACATCTACATGACCGACATCTACCGCGGCTTCCCGTACCAGTGGCCGGGCGACAACGGCCCCGAGCGGCTCGCGGACTTCGAGGCGAAGATCAAGAAGCAGGTCGACCAGGTCAAGACGATGGGCGACTACAAGGACCACGTCGTCTACGTCCCCTTCAACGAGCCCGAGGGGAACATGTTCGGCTCGGGCGCGTGGAGCTACAACAACGTCTCCTGGCTCAACGACCCGCAGTACTTCTTCGCGGCCTGGAAAGAGGTCTACCACCTCATCAAGGACGAGGACCCGGACGCCAGGATCGCGGGCCCGAACACCTCCGTCCTCTACGACCAGGTCAAGGGCTTCCTGCAGTACGCCAAGGCCAACGACGTCGTCCCGGACGTGATGACCTGGCACGAACTGTCCTCACCCGCCGCGGTCCGCACGAACGTGACCAAGTACCGGCAGTGGGAGAAGGACGCGGGGATCGGCCCGCTGCCGATCAACGTCAACGAGTACGGCCACAACTACCACCTCTCCGTGCCCGGCCAGGTCGTCCAGTGGGTCTCCGCCATCGAGGAGTCCAAGATCGACGCGGACCTGGCCTACTGGAACATCGACGGCAACCTCAACGACTCGGCCGTCGACGCCAACCGGGGCAACGGCCAGTGGTGGCTGTTCAACGCCTACGGCCAGATGTCCGGGCACACCGTGCAGGTGACCGCCCCGCACCCCAACCAGCAGTACACCCTCCAGGGTGTGGCGACGCTCGACCCGAAGAAGAAGCAGTCGCGGGTGCTGTTCGGTGGCAAGAGCGGTGACGCGGACGTCGTCTTCAAGAACATCGACCGGAAGCTGTTCGGCAGGACGGTGCATGCCACCGTGCAGGAGATCCCGTGGACCGGGCAGGTCGGCGACTCGGCGCAGCCGCTGCGGCTCACGGACCAGGAGGTCGCCGTCGGCGAGGACGGCTCGGTGACCCTGCCGATGACCGGCATGAACGAGATGTCCGCCTACCAGGTCATCCTCTCCCCCGGCGGCCACGGAACATCGGCTCAGCCTTCGGTCGGCTGGCGGGGGACGTACGAGGCGGAGAACGCCACCTACACCGGCAAGGGCTACTCCAAGAACGGGCCCGAGGGCACGCCCTCGAACGTCGGCGGGTTCGCGACCTCCGGCACCTACAACGTGGGCGGTCTGCGTACCGGTTCCGACGGTGTGCTGGCCTTCGACGTCGATGTCCCCAAGGACGGCACGTACGACCTCGGCGTCTTCGCCAACTCCTACAACCTGTACGGCCTGGTGCAGGAGCAGGGACCCACGAACGTCTTCCTCCGCGTCGACGGCACGGACCCGCAGGAACTGCTCCTGCCGCTCGGCTACAAGTGGGTGGTCTGGGGACACACGGACACCACCGTGAAGCTGACCGCCGGCCGGCACCGGATCACGCTGGCGGCGCAGGACGCGGACCTGGGCGTCACCAAGGGCGACGCGATCATCGACAAGATCGACCTGGCGCTGCGCGACAAGAACGTGACCAACCCCGCGATCTACGAGGCCGAGTACGCCACTCTCACCGGGACTCAACCGCAGTACACGTACCGGGGCGCCTCGGGACCGGGCGCCGTACCACTGCCCAAGGGCGCGTCCGCGACCTTCTGGGTCTACTCCCCCACCGACGGTGAGGCGACCCTCTCGGTCGACCAACTAGGTGGCGGCCGGGCGGAGTTGTCCCTCAACGGCGAGAAGCTGGGTGTTGCCGGGGCAGGCCACGGGAAGAAGGGCACCGACGTGGTGCGGGCGTTCCTGTCCGGTGGTATCAACAAGGTCACCGCGACCGGCGCCTCCCATGGAGTCGTGCTGGACCGGCTCCGGGTCGCACCTGCCGCCAACTCATCGGCGACGAAGGTGTATCAGGCCGAGGACGGCACGCCGAGCGGAGCCGCCAAGGTCACCGACGCGTACACGTTCGCCAAGGGTGGCAAGGCAGTCACCGGCATCGGAGGCGGTAAGGCCAACGCCCTCACGGTCGACGTCTTCGCCAAGCGAGCCGGACGGCACGCGGTGACCATCCGCTACTCCAACGCCGAGCAGGCACCGGCCACGCACTACAACCCCGACCCGATCACCCGCCATGCCGACCTCTCGGTCAACGGCGGACCGGCAAAGCGGGTGCTGTTCCCGACCACCTTCCACTTCAACGCCTTCCGGGAGCTGACCGTCACGGTGACGATGAAGAGGGGAAACAACCAACTCACCTTCACGGCCGCGGAGTTGCCCGACTTCGACGGTGACACCTACAACCAGTACGACCAACGGTCCCCGTACGCACCGGTGATCGACCAGATCGCGGTCACCCCTCTGTCGGAGAGGTAA
- a CDS encoding PTS-dependent dihydroxyacetone kinase phosphotransferase subunit DhaM — protein MSDEKKLVGIVLVSHSAEVAASVAELARGLSGAGASVPLAAAGGTEGGGLGTSSELIAAAAASVDRGAGVAVLTDLGSAVLTVKALLAEGDELPAGTRLVDAPFVEGAVAAVVTASTGADLDAVEAAAAEAYTYRKV, from the coding sequence ATGAGTGACGAGAAGAAGCTCGTGGGCATCGTGCTGGTGTCCCACAGCGCCGAAGTCGCCGCCTCCGTGGCCGAGTTGGCGCGGGGGCTGTCCGGCGCGGGCGCCTCGGTGCCGCTCGCCGCCGCCGGCGGCACCGAGGGCGGCGGGCTCGGCACCAGTTCCGAACTCATCGCCGCGGCGGCCGCGTCCGTCGACCGCGGCGCCGGCGTCGCCGTCCTCACCGACCTGGGCAGCGCCGTACTCACGGTGAAGGCCTTGCTCGCCGAAGGCGACGAACTCCCGGCCGGCACCCGCCTGGTGGACGCCCCGTTCGTCGAGGGCGCGGTGGCCGCGGTCGTCACGGCGTCGACGGGAGCGGACCTGGACGCGGTGGAGGCGGCGGCCGCGGAGGCGTACACCTACCGGAAGGTGTGA
- a CDS encoding TetR/AcrR family transcriptional regulator, whose translation MTAPSGRTGRPPLTEARKAEIRLEIARAAVELFVAQGVAATTGDQIGHAVGVSARTVWRYFPSKESCVRPLFSAGIDVIAARLREWPPGLSLEDLFAPDLATGLLAATGPDGATGSALVRLTRTEPGLRAIWLQTYDEAEPAFARALADRAGLPPDDLRPMIQAAMLNAALRAAVERLAWRGGEAGADPVTGEADVARALRSALVIVAEGVS comes from the coding sequence ATGACCGCACCCAGCGGACGCACCGGACGACCGCCTCTCACCGAGGCACGCAAGGCCGAGATCCGCCTGGAGATCGCCCGGGCCGCGGTGGAACTGTTCGTCGCCCAGGGCGTCGCGGCGACCACCGGCGACCAGATCGGCCACGCGGTCGGCGTCTCCGCGCGCACCGTGTGGCGTTACTTCCCGAGCAAGGAGAGCTGCGTACGGCCGCTCTTCTCGGCCGGTATCGACGTGATCGCCGCCCGGCTGCGGGAGTGGCCGCCCGGTCTCTCCCTGGAGGACCTGTTCGCCCCGGACCTCGCGACCGGCCTCCTCGCCGCGACCGGCCCCGACGGCGCCACCGGCAGCGCGCTGGTACGCCTCACCCGCACCGAACCGGGCCTGCGCGCGATCTGGCTCCAGACCTACGACGAGGCGGAACCGGCGTTCGCCCGCGCCCTGGCCGACCGCGCCGGCCTGCCGCCCGACGACCTACGGCCCATGATCCAGGCGGCGATGCTGAACGCCGCGCTGCGTGCGGCGGTGGAGCGGTTGGCCTGGCGTGGGGGAGAGGCGGGGGCGGACCCGGTGACGGGAGAGGCCGACGTGGCGAGGGCGTTGCGCTCGGCGCTGGTGATCGTGGCGGAAGGGGTGTCGTAG
- the dhaK gene encoding dihydroxyacetone kinase subunit DhaK, with protein sequence MRMLINVAETVVTDALRGMASAHPELIVDVENRVIVRRDAPVAGQVGLVSGGGSGHEPLHGGFVGPGMLSAACPGEVFTSPVPDQMVRAAAAVNSGAGVLFIVKNYTGDVLNFDMAAELAEDEGIQIAKVLVNDDVAVTDSLYTAGRRGTGATLFVEKIAGAAAAEGQPLDRVAAIARQVNENARSFGVALSACTTPAKGSPTFDLPPGELELGVGIHGEPGRERRAMMTSGEIADFAVHAILEDMAPRNPVLLLVNGMGATPLLELYGFNAEVHRVLAERGVAVARTLVGNYVTSLDMAGASVTLCQIDEELLRLWDAPVKTPGLRWGV encoded by the coding sequence ATGAGGATGCTCATCAATGTCGCGGAGACCGTGGTCACGGACGCGCTGCGAGGCATGGCGTCCGCCCATCCCGAGTTGATCGTGGACGTCGAGAACCGGGTGATCGTACGGCGGGACGCCCCCGTGGCCGGGCAGGTCGGGCTTGTTTCCGGTGGGGGGTCGGGGCACGAGCCGTTGCACGGCGGATTTGTCGGGCCGGGGATGTTGTCGGCGGCCTGTCCCGGTGAGGTGTTCACGTCGCCGGTGCCCGATCAGATGGTGCGGGCCGCGGCCGCCGTGAACAGTGGTGCCGGGGTGCTTTTCATCGTGAAGAACTACACGGGCGACGTCCTCAACTTCGACATGGCGGCCGAGCTCGCCGAGGACGAGGGCATCCAGATCGCCAAGGTGCTGGTCAATGACGATGTGGCCGTCACCGACAGTCTCTACACCGCCGGGCGGCGCGGCACCGGCGCGACGCTGTTCGTGGAGAAGATCGCCGGTGCCGCCGCGGCCGAGGGGCAGCCGTTGGACCGGGTGGCGGCGATCGCCCGGCAGGTCAATGAGAACGCGCGCAGTTTCGGTGTCGCGCTCAGCGCCTGCACCACCCCGGCCAAGGGCAGCCCCACCTTCGATCTGCCGCCCGGCGAACTGGAGTTGGGCGTCGGTATCCACGGCGAGCCGGGCCGGGAGCGGCGCGCGATGATGACCTCCGGCGAGATCGCCGACTTCGCCGTCCACGCGATCCTCGAGGACATGGCACCGCGCAACCCCGTCCTGCTCCTGGTCAACGGCATGGGTGCGACCCCGCTCCTGGAGCTCTACGGCTTCAACGCCGAGGTCCACCGGGTGCTCGCCGAGCGCGGGGTCGCCGTCGCCCGCACACTGGTCGGCAACTACGTCACGTCTCTCGACATGGCGGGTGCCTCGGTCACCCTGTGCCAGATCGACGAGGAACTGCTGCGGCTGTGGGACGCGCCGGTGAAGACCCCGGGACTGCGCTGGGGCGTGTGA
- a CDS encoding fibronectin type III domain-containing protein — translation MRRVRATQALSRTALACAALLLLASCGTGEEEDGHAPGAPAGVTAAAGSATSVHVMWDAVTANPGVDTYEIYRGTTKVKEVPGSEHMADVTRLRPATLYSFTVRARDTDGRLGPRSREVRARTPVASAADRSAPTRPGAPRGRVIGSRAVQLSWDTSTDDRGVVSYDIYQGGAKIHSVSGAQTATVVTGLRPSTRYSFTVRARDAADNLSAASTAVPLTTAPGSDDGRGTAPTDFRATAHRGDDGAYYIDLSWVPPRTDGVVTEYQIHLDGLPATSLVWGGTAPRDRATYSFYVGRDAGASHRVRLRARLPDGTWGGFSAERTVTTGDAGP, via the coding sequence GTGCGACGCGTCCGTGCCACCCAAGCCCTCTCCCGTACGGCCCTGGCGTGCGCCGCGCTCCTGCTGCTCGCCTCCTGCGGCACGGGTGAGGAGGAAGACGGTCACGCCCCCGGCGCCCCGGCCGGAGTCACGGCGGCGGCGGGCAGCGCGACCAGCGTGCACGTCATGTGGGACGCGGTGACGGCGAACCCGGGCGTCGACACCTACGAGATTTATCGGGGCACCACGAAAGTGAAGGAAGTGCCGGGTTCCGAGCACATGGCGGACGTCACCAGGCTCCGGCCCGCCACCCTGTACTCCTTCACCGTGCGGGCCCGGGACACCGACGGCCGCCTGGGACCGCGCAGCCGGGAGGTCCGGGCCCGGACACCGGTCGCCTCCGCGGCCGACCGCTCGGCGCCCACCCGTCCGGGCGCACCGCGGGGCCGGGTCATCGGCAGCCGGGCCGTCCAGCTCTCCTGGGACACCTCGACGGACGACCGGGGTGTGGTGTCGTACGACATCTATCAGGGCGGGGCGAAGATCCACAGTGTGAGCGGAGCACAGACCGCGACGGTGGTCACCGGGCTGCGGCCGAGCACGCGTTACTCCTTCACCGTGCGGGCCCGGGACGCCGCCGACAATCTCTCGGCCGCGAGCACGGCCGTCCCGCTCACCACCGCGCCGGGCAGTGACGACGGGCGGGGCACCGCCCCCACCGACTTCCGCGCGACCGCACACCGGGGCGACGACGGGGCGTACTACATCGACCTGTCCTGGGTGCCGCCGCGCACGGACGGGGTGGTCACGGAGTACCAGATCCACCTCGACGGGCTGCCGGCCACCTCACTGGTCTGGGGCGGGACCGCGCCGCGCGACCGGGCGACGTACAGCTTCTACGTGGGCCGGGATGCCGGGGCCAGTCATCGGGTGCGGCTCAGGGCGCGGCTGCCGGACGGTACGTGGGGCGGGTTCTCGGCGGAGCGGACGGTGACGACGGGCGACGCCGGGCCATAG
- a CDS encoding LacI family DNA-binding transcriptional regulator, whose protein sequence is MNIGEIARRAGVSRSTVSVALSGKRPVSEETRRKIQRVIDELGYRPNASARALANGRTNTIGLVFPPAGNHYTGMQLDFIGSVVEAAAAHDYDVLLSPSGVDSDRSFQRMLGERRVDGAILMEIRLEDDRVDHLAALGFPSVAIGRTAHPEGTWWVGLDHTALAAACVHHLADLGHRRVAFVNRPEQLLRAGYESAHRGLDGFTKAAAERGLTVRTYCCGDDAASGQACLEQILHDDPATTALVTLNEAALGGLYRGLSQAGRHVPRDFSVAGVVAARWAETVTPQLTAADVPAEEMGRHAVDLLVERIDQPDAPPRHHLLAPPISLRASTGPGTGTPSTEAR, encoded by the coding sequence GTGAACATCGGTGAGATCGCCCGGCGGGCCGGTGTCTCGCGGAGCACCGTGTCCGTCGCGTTGAGCGGTAAGCGGCCGGTGTCGGAGGAGACCCGCCGGAAGATCCAGCGCGTCATCGACGAGCTGGGTTATCGGCCCAACGCCAGTGCGCGTGCCCTGGCCAACGGCCGGACCAACACGATCGGGCTGGTCTTCCCGCCGGCCGGCAACCACTACACCGGTATGCAACTCGACTTCATCGGAAGCGTGGTGGAGGCCGCCGCGGCCCACGACTACGACGTACTGCTGTCTCCCAGCGGTGTCGACAGCGACCGCTCGTTCCAGCGGATGCTGGGGGAGCGGCGGGTCGACGGCGCGATCCTGATGGAGATCAGACTGGAGGACGACCGGGTCGATCACCTGGCCGCCCTCGGCTTCCCCTCCGTCGCCATCGGCCGGACCGCGCACCCCGAGGGCACCTGGTGGGTCGGCCTGGACCACACCGCGCTGGCGGCGGCATGCGTCCACCACCTCGCGGACCTCGGTCACCGCAGGGTCGCCTTCGTCAACCGGCCCGAGCAACTCCTGCGGGCCGGATACGAGTCCGCCCATCGCGGCCTCGACGGCTTCACCAAGGCCGCGGCCGAACGCGGGCTGACCGTCCGGACGTACTGCTGCGGGGACGACGCCGCGTCCGGCCAGGCGTGTCTGGAACAGATCCTGCACGACGACCCGGCCACCACTGCCCTGGTCACCCTCAACGAGGCCGCGCTCGGCGGCCTGTACCGCGGGCTGTCCCAGGCCGGCCGGCATGTACCGCGCGACTTCTCCGTCGCCGGAGTCGTGGCAGCCAGGTGGGCGGAGACGGTGACCCCACAGCTCACCGCGGCGGACGTACCGGCGGAAGAGATGGGCCGACACGCCGTCGACCTCCTCGTCGAGCGGATCGACCAGCCCGACGCACCGCCCCGGCACCACCTGCTCGCACCGCCGATCTCGCTCCGTGCCAGCACGGGGCCCGGCACCGGCACACCGTCCACCGAGGCCCGCTGA
- a CDS encoding SDR family NAD(P)-dependent oxidoreductase, giving the protein MATGLDGRSVIVTGAGSGIGRAAALAFAAEGAKVVVADLNADGAEAIVKEIEQAGGIAVAVTGDLSEQAVVNEVAATAVERFGGVDVLVNNAGIMDRMSALADVADAEWERVIRVNLTAPFLLTRAVLPHMLAAGRGAIVNTASEAGFRGSAAGAAYTASKHGVVGLTKSLAVMYRKQGIRANAVAPGGTATSISVDADRTALGPAALGPHFVNVGRVAQPEEQAAAIVFLASDAASNINGAILPVDDGWSAV; this is encoded by the coding sequence ATGGCCACTGGACTCGACGGACGCAGCGTCATCGTCACCGGAGCGGGATCGGGCATCGGACGTGCCGCCGCCCTGGCCTTCGCCGCGGAGGGCGCCAAGGTCGTGGTCGCCGATCTGAACGCCGACGGCGCCGAGGCGATCGTCAAGGAGATCGAGCAGGCGGGCGGGATCGCCGTCGCCGTCACGGGCGACCTGAGCGAGCAGGCGGTCGTGAACGAGGTCGCCGCGACCGCCGTGGAGCGGTTCGGCGGGGTCGACGTGCTGGTGAACAACGCCGGGATCATGGACCGCATGTCGGCGCTGGCGGACGTGGCCGACGCGGAGTGGGAGCGGGTCATCCGGGTCAACCTGACCGCGCCCTTCCTGCTCACCCGGGCCGTGCTGCCGCACATGCTGGCGGCCGGCCGGGGCGCGATCGTGAACACCGCCTCCGAGGCGGGCTTCCGGGGCAGCGCGGCGGGCGCCGCCTACACGGCCTCCAAGCACGGTGTCGTCGGCCTGACCAAGTCCCTCGCCGTGATGTACCGCAAGCAGGGCATCCGGGCCAACGCCGTCGCCCCGGGCGGTACGGCGACCAGCATCTCCGTGGACGCCGACCGGACCGCGCTCGGCCCCGCGGCGCTCGGCCCGCACTTCGTCAACGTGGGCCGCGTGGCCCAGCCCGAGGAGCAGGCCGCCGCCATCGTGTTCCTGGCCTCGGACGCGGCGAGCAACATCAACGGCGCGATCCTGCCGGTCGACGACGGCTGGTCGGCGGTCTGA
- a CDS encoding poly(ethylene terephthalate) hydrolase family protein, whose amino-acid sequence MTSTAETLGSPAPAARSTAARLVDLSVRHRQALAGGSASAVARQTARGRLTARERVARLLDQGSFVETGALVRARSGTDDAAYGDGVVTGSGTVGGRQVCVFAQDATVHGGSMGEACGEKVVGTMDLALKIGCPVIGLNDSGGARIQEGVSSLALYAELAHRNVRASGVIPQISVIMGPCAGGAASVTAETGPFTVASVVVPSGSGSGFNNGTIYFPTDTSQGTFGAVVIMPGFVAPQAEIAWYGPRLASQGFVVMTLDSNALWDFPTDRSNQQLAALSYLTTKSAVKNEIDPTRTAVMGWSMGGGGTLESAASTPSLKAAIALAPWDIVNVGDQITVPTMIFGADGDTVAPVDTFTLPAYNALTNDHDKAFIELRNADHFTFASPNTTVAEYSIVWLKRFVDNDTRYDQFICPTPNDANTVAFQNTCPM is encoded by the coding sequence GTGACCTCGACTGCGGAAACCCTGGGATCGCCCGCGCCCGCTGCACGAAGCACGGCGGCACGGCTCGTGGATCTCTCCGTCCGGCACCGGCAGGCCCTGGCGGGCGGCTCCGCGTCGGCCGTCGCCCGGCAGACGGCGCGTGGTCGGCTCACGGCCCGTGAACGCGTCGCGAGGCTGCTGGACCAGGGTTCCTTCGTCGAGACCGGCGCATTGGTACGCGCCCGCAGCGGTACCGACGACGCGGCGTACGGCGACGGTGTGGTCACTGGCTCAGGCACCGTCGGCGGGCGCCAGGTGTGCGTCTTCGCGCAGGACGCCACCGTCCACGGCGGCAGCATGGGCGAGGCGTGCGGGGAGAAGGTCGTCGGCACGATGGACCTCGCTCTGAAGATCGGTTGCCCGGTCATCGGCCTCAACGACTCCGGTGGCGCCCGCATCCAGGAGGGCGTCTCCTCGCTCGCTCTCTACGCCGAACTGGCCCACCGCAACGTCCGGGCCTCGGGCGTCATCCCGCAGATCTCCGTGATCATGGGCCCGTGCGCGGGCGGTGCCGCCAGCGTCACCGCCGAGACCGGTCCGTTCACCGTCGCCTCGGTCGTCGTCCCCTCGGGCAGCGGCTCGGGCTTCAACAACGGCACCATCTATTTCCCCACCGACACCAGCCAGGGCACCTTCGGCGCCGTCGTCATCATGCCGGGCTTCGTCGCCCCGCAGGCGGAGATCGCCTGGTACGGACCCCGGCTCGCCTCCCAGGGCTTCGTGGTGATGACCCTGGACAGCAACGCGCTGTGGGACTTCCCGACCGACCGCAGCAACCAACAGCTCGCCGCGCTCAGCTACTTGACGACCAAGAGTGCGGTGAAGAACGAGATCGACCCCACCCGGACGGCCGTGATGGGCTGGTCGATGGGCGGCGGCGGCACGCTGGAGAGCGCGGCGAGCACCCCGTCGCTCAAGGCGGCCATCGCGCTGGCGCCCTGGGACATCGTCAACGTCGGCGACCAGATCACCGTGCCCACCATGATCTTCGGCGCCGACGGGGACACCGTCGCCCCGGTCGACACCTTCACCCTGCCCGCCTACAACGCTCTGACGAACGACCACGACAAGGCGTTCATCGAGCTCAGGAACGCCGACCACTTCACCTTCGCCAGCCCGAACACCACGGTCGCCGAGTACAGCATCGTCTGGCTCAAACGCTTCGTCGACAACGACACCCGCTACGACCAGTTCATCTGCCCAACTCCCAACGACGCCAACACCGTTGCCTTCCAGAACACCTGCCCGATGTAG
- the dhaL gene encoding dihydroxyacetone kinase subunit DhaL, with amino-acid sequence MLDADFFRRWLTATAASVTREADRLTDLDSPIGDADHGANLKRGFTAVTATLEKEAPDTPGAVLTLAGRQLISTVGGASGPLYGTLLRRTGKALGDAAEVSEEEFAVALRTGVDAVMTLGGAAPGDKTMIDALVPAVDALPDGFAAARAAAEEGALATTPLQARKGRASYLGERSIGHQDPGATSSALLIAALQEAAEATGEGGE; translated from the coding sequence GTGCTCGACGCCGACTTCTTCCGCCGTTGGTTGACGGCCACCGCCGCCTCCGTGACCCGCGAGGCGGACCGGCTCACCGACCTCGACTCCCCCATCGGCGACGCCGACCACGGCGCGAACCTGAAACGCGGGTTCACCGCCGTGACAGCCACCCTGGAGAAGGAGGCACCGGACACCCCGGGCGCCGTCCTCACCCTCGCCGGCCGCCAGCTCATCTCCACGGTCGGCGGCGCGTCGGGGCCGCTCTACGGCACCCTGCTGCGCCGTACCGGCAAGGCGCTCGGGGACGCCGCCGAGGTGAGCGAGGAGGAGTTCGCCGTCGCGCTGCGCACCGGAGTCGACGCGGTCATGACCCTCGGCGGTGCGGCACCCGGTGACAAGACCATGATCGACGCTCTCGTCCCGGCGGTCGACGCGCTCCCGGACGGCTTCGCCGCGGCACGCGCCGCCGCCGAGGAGGGTGCCCTGGCCACCACGCCCCTGCAGGCCCGCAAGGGGCGGGCGAGCTACCTCGGGGAGCGGAGCATCGGACACCAGGACCCGGGCGCGACCTCCTCGGCGCTGCTGATCGCCGCGCTCCAGGAAGCGGCCGAGGCGACCGGCGAAGGAGGCGAGTGA
- a CDS encoding glycoside hydrolase family 75 protein, translating to MRVQSLTLAVAGAALLAPTMLPAAPVAWVRPSAGPGALREGDVRAADLLAKVRDCVPVSRGRYRSDDGERATIPVCGTKEAVYWKADLDIDCDGRAGARCNARTDPLFSSMTAFQQSDGRYLDAERLPYIVVPAASALWNHRDHGVGGGSVAAVVYRDRVQYAVVGDVGPHDIIGEASYATAKGLGIRTDPRGGGTDSGVTYIVFKDARVKPIEDHAAAVETGQRLARLFVGVGAGADAATD from the coding sequence GTGCGTGTCCAGTCGCTGACGCTGGCCGTGGCCGGCGCCGCCCTGCTCGCCCCGACCATGCTGCCCGCCGCGCCCGTCGCCTGGGTCCGGCCCTCGGCGGGGCCGGGGGCGCTGCGTGAGGGCGACGTCCGCGCCGCCGACCTGCTGGCCAAGGTGCGGGACTGCGTCCCCGTCTCGCGCGGCCGGTACCGCAGTGACGACGGGGAGCGCGCGACGATCCCGGTCTGCGGCACCAAGGAGGCCGTCTACTGGAAGGCCGACCTGGACATCGACTGCGACGGCCGGGCCGGTGCCCGCTGCAACGCGCGCACCGACCCGCTCTTCTCGTCCATGACCGCGTTCCAGCAGTCCGACGGCCGCTATCTGGACGCCGAACGGCTCCCGTACATCGTCGTCCCCGCCGCGAGCGCCCTCTGGAACCACCGGGACCACGGCGTCGGCGGCGGCTCGGTCGCCGCCGTCGTCTACCGGGACCGGGTGCAGTACGCCGTCGTAGGAGACGTCGGACCGCACGACATCATCGGCGAGGCGTCGTACGCCACGGCCAAGGGGCTGGGCATCCGCACCGACCCGCGCGGCGGCGGGACGGACTCCGGGGTCACCTACATCGTGTTCAAGGACGCGCGGGTGAAGCCCATCGAGGACCACGCGGCGGCCGTGGAGACGGGGCAGCGGCTGGCGCGACTCTTCGTCGGCGTCGGCGCCGGTGCCGACGCCGCTACCGACTGA